AGCCATATCTGAACGGATTCCTTTTCTTCTGCATGGGTGCTTATGCTGACTTGTTGGCTCTGCATCCAAGGATGTTCCTCTATCTCCTTTAGGTTATTGATGATGGTAGTAGCCAAGTAGCCTATTGCATTGGCATTGTCAATTACTATCTGATGCTTGCCCTCTACTTTTACAGAGATAGTGATAGGTTTCTTAAAACTCACTCCAAATTGGTTTATCTCCTTATGGTTGTCAGCTATGGCTTTAGCGAATTTGGTGAGCTGTTTTATTCCAATCCCTGTAGCTTTCATTCCATCCAAGCACGTTCCACAAGTATAGTCAAAGATGAACAGAAGTAGAAACCAGAACTTATCTATATCAATTCCTAAACCTTTTAGTGTATTCTGTATGTCCTCATTGGCTATATAATCTTCGTATGTGAAGTTACCATATAGCTTATTCTGATTGTATCTTCTTATGAATAAGGGTAAGGCGGTTGTGCCATAAATATATTGTTCTCCTGTTTCATGGTCTATATCATAATCTGGTACATAAAGTACTGCTACTTCCTCCATGTATTCAAGTAACTTTATGTCTTTAGGGAAATAAGTTTCTTCAAGTCTTTCAATTGGTCTCATATCTTTGCTTATATGGTTTGGAAGCAAAGATAATTAAAAAGGATGAAGTTATTCCTTTTTTAATGGTCTGAGCCTACCATCCAAACCTGCTTTATGTAGTTCTTCTAAATATCTTTCTCTATAACTAAGGTCAAGATGCAAGGCTCTTTCTTTTGCAAGGTCTGATTTAAGATATTCTTGTAAAGTCATAGTCTTTGTTTTCCTAATCATTTCTATGCTAAAGTTCTTCATATCACTGGACTTTAAAGTATCATAGTTAGCTGTTATAATTCCTTTTTCATCAATCGTCCAGTTGTCTAATAGGAGAGAAGCCATTGCAATGCTTCTGACTTTCGTAATAGCTATATAGAATTTAATTCCATTAAGGAACTGTACAATATAATATCCCTGCATGGTAGTGACAGGAATATAATTCACTCTCTCCAAATATTTATGATATAGTTCTCCTTGTTCTTCGATGCTAAGGTTTTGAAGCTTCTCTTTACCATTATTATCTTTAATCCTTTCGATGTCTGCCATCTTTTTACTCTGTGACTTTTTATATCTTATAATTTCTTTATCAATAGATTTTATCTTCTCATCTAACTGGTTCTGTTTCTCTTGGATAATGTTTAAAAGGGTAGGGTTGGTGGTTAGTAGAAACTTATTGGCATTATCTTGGCTTTCATTAGATAAGTTCTCTTTATCAAGATATAGGGCAGACAAACGTTTCTCAATTCCAGCTATTTCCTCTTGTAGCTCTGTAACTCTATTGTCTGTTTGGTTCCTAAAGAAGTTGATATATTCTGCTGTGTGCATAGATTTGAAAAGACTATATAATATTTCATTCGTAAGGTCGTAAGAAACTTCATCAATATTATATTTACAGAAGTCTGGATGAGATTTCCTATCAACACAGCTACATCTATATGTTAGTTTTGAAATTCCTGCTGCTGGCTTTTTGTCTTTTACAGTCATGGCTCTCCCACATCTACATCTGATGATTCCTTTTAATGGATTATGATTGACTTTTCCAGTTGGAGTATTTTTATAGTTGTTTTTAATCAGCTCTTGTGCTTTCATAAAATCCTCTTCACTGATAATAGGTTTTATTCTAACCTCGATAGTATAAGGTTCTTCTCTACCTAATCTCTGTGTTCTTCTTCTGATTCCTCTATAAATATCACTATGGATATAGTTGCTTAGAATGGCAACAGTGCTGTAATATCCTCTAAAAGTAATATTCCTTTCATTGAAATATCTGGCTACTGCTCCCAGTGTCTTACCAGAGTTTACTAAAGCGAAGAGTCTTTTTATATTCTCTACTTCTTCTGGTACTTCTTCTAAAATATATTTAGGACGTTTTCCATTGGGGTTAGGAACTGCTTTATATCCATAAGGTATTTTTTGGTCTACAACTGCATAAGGATAAGCTTGGAAGAGAGCTTGCTTCCCATCTTGGTTCTTCTTTTTAATATCCAATCTTTCTTGTGCTGCTGCCCATGCTTTGATAGTGAGGATAAGTATTTCTGTAATGTCTAAAAGTTTATTAGCTTCATAAATTTTACTGGGACTATCTAAGAGTATTACAGATAATCCTTTATTAATAATCTGTTGAATGTTGTAAACTGTTTCTGTTACATCTTCTTGCCTGCTCAAACGTGATAACTCAGAAATTACTATCATGTCTGCATCTTTGTAGGTTTTACTTTGTAATTCGATATAACCTTTTCTGTCTGCAACCACACCAGATATTCCAAAGTCCTCAATAATTTCAATTAACTCATAATTGTTGTTCTCACAGAACTCCTTAATCTTTAGCTTTTGTCGAGATAAGTCTTGTTTTGTAGTAGAAACTCGTGCGTATCCTATAATTTTTATCATAATGTAATATATTGATTATGAAGCAAATATAGGTATAAAATTTCACTTGGGCAAGTCTATTTAGTTAAGTGAATATTCCTGTCAGATACCAGCCAATCGTATCGGCTTTATAGGTAATGGAGGACCGTTTTCACTGATGCAGTTGAAAGTCATCCAAGAGGTGATAACACTTATTATTTTTACAGTGTTCACTACTATCTTCTTTAAAGGCGAAGCGTTACATTGGAATCATTTGGCTGCGTTCGTTTGTTTGATTGCGGCGGTGTATTTTGTGTTTATGAAATAACGGCATTAATATTGGCATAAAGAATACCAATGCGATGATTGAAAATAGTAAACCTCCTATTGTGCCAATCGCGAAAGAGAACCAAAACGCTTCTGCCTGCGGACCATCGATCAAGAACGGAACCAAGCCCAATACAGTAGATAATACAGTCAATAAGACTGCAACAATCTTATGATTATAGGCTTTAACATAGAGCTTGACAGGAGGGAGCGGTTTGGCTCGATAGCGACAGTTGCTACGAATGCCATTGTATTCGTTTATGATATAAATAGCTGCATTCACCACCAGTCCGCTTAATAAAACCAGCGATGCAAAACCACCTGTTCCAAAGTTAGTGCCAGAGAAATAGAACGTCAAAAAGGTCCCGATAAAGGATATCGGAATCAGTGATATAATCACAAGTGGCTGTCGCAATGATTCAAACAAAATGGAACAAGTGAAGAAGATAATGACAACGATTAGTAGGATCAACCAATATTGAGTTCCTTTATCGTCATACCATCCATAACTTGTGTTGACTACACGAAAACCGACCGGCAGAGCAGCATTCACCTCTTCGGTTGTCTTTTTAATAAACTGATCGGATAGCTCATACGTTCCCATATAATCAAATGCTACATCGAGCGAGTACTCTTGATTTTTTTTGGTGATTTGGTTGCTGACAGACCGTCGCCCAATCTCTCCGATGTGAGCATAACAGATGGGGTTGTCACCTACATTTATATAGCTGTTCATCAGATGCCACACATCGAACTTATCACGTAGTGAAGAGTGACAATCAATGTCTATGTATTGATCTTTATTGCGGTAAGTGCCTACCGATCCTTCGTTCAACAGTGCAGAAAGTGCTGAATATCCTTGATTGAGATTCAAATCGTAGAGTGCGATTTTTTTCATATCATACTTGATATACATTTCATCCGTCGCATTATCTTGATTGACATAATCGCCGGAGCCTCCTAACTCTATATCGATGTTGGTGACTCTCTTGTTGTTTTTAATCTTTTCGATTACCATCTCTGCATATTTGTAAAGATAGTCATAGTTATAACCACTCAACCCTATACGGCACGATTTACTTTTTCCCAGTGTGAGCGAGTTGGAGAAACCTTTTTCACTCACTCCTGTTGTGCTCCAGTCTACGCCGCCTATTGACAACGCTTCCCTAATCACTTGTGACTCTAAATGTTGAGGAAATGCTCCATATTTATATTCATCGGTAAATTCCACTTCAATAGAACCACTTTCTCCATTGACTTGTGTCACAAATTTCTTGATCTCCTTGTATTTTGCCAGGAAGTGATCCATTTGCCACATCTTTTGATTCAACAGTTCCGCGTCGCCCTTTTCTGTTAATTTGGCCGATATTCGAAGTTTTACATCATAGTCACTCTGTGCAAATGTACGAGATGATTGGGTGGATGAGAAGAGATGCAGCGTCCCACCTGTCACCTTTTCAAGAGGCTGGCGCAATTTGTTTTGATAAAACTCACTGCCAATGGTCTTATTATAGACTACTTCATACCATTTGAGTTCAGGCTTTTCTTTATTGCCATAAAAATAGTGAGACCGACCTAATTCTCTCGGCAACTGGTTTAACGGAATACCAAACAACAGCACCAAAATTGTGATATAGATCCATTTGTGTTTTTGGGTAAAGGTGATATAATAGTTATAGAATTTATTCCATTTTATGATCCTGCGACAACGGCGATAGTCCCTTTTCTCCTGACGACGGTTTAATCCATTGCGATCAATAATTGCTGGCACAAAAAACAGAGCCACAAACAGAGCCACAACAAGATTGATGATGATGATAGTAGCAAAATCATTCAGTGTTCCTCTTACATAATCAGGCATAAAAAAGATAATCACTAATGACCCGATTGTAGTGAGCAGTGCTGCCAAAATTGCGATGAAGACGCTTCGGTTACGGTAATAACTGTAGTGATCCACCATCACAATGGTGGTATCGATCATAATTCCGAACGATACGGCAACACCAGTCAACGAGATTAAATT
The Bacteroides luhongzhouii DNA segment above includes these coding regions:
- a CDS encoding recombinase family protein yields the protein MIKIIGYARVSTTKQDLSRQKLKIKEFCENNNYELIEIIEDFGISGVVADRKGYIELQSKTYKDADMIVISELSRLSRQEDVTETVYNIQQIINKGLSVILLDSPSKIYEANKLLDITEILILTIKAWAAAQERLDIKKKNQDGKQALFQAYPYAVVDQKIPYGYKAVPNPNGKRPKYILEEVPEEVENIKRLFALVNSGKTLGAVARYFNERNITFRGYYSTVAILSNYIHSDIYRGIRRRTQRLGREEPYTIEVRIKPIISEEDFMKAQELIKNNYKNTPTGKVNHNPLKGIIRCRCGRAMTVKDKKPAAGISKLTYRCSCVDRKSHPDFCKYNIDEVSYDLTNEILYSLFKSMHTAEYINFFRNQTDNRVTELQEEIAGIEKRLSALYLDKENLSNESQDNANKFLLTTNPTLLNIIQEKQNQLDEKIKSIDKEIIRYKKSQSKKMADIERIKDNNGKEKLQNLSIEEQGELYHKYLERVNYIPVTTMQGYYIVQFLNGIKFYIAITKVRSIAMASLLLDNWTIDEKGIITANYDTLKSSDMKNFSIEMIRKTKTMTLQEYLKSDLAKERALHLDLSYRERYLEELHKAGLDGRLRPLKKE
- a CDS encoding efflux RND transporter permease subunit, with product MSKDITKKGFLERIPSFSLILIMAVLMVIGIALVPLLRVAYNPTPKQGKQLNVSFNWPGASPRVIEQEITSKIEGMVSSVVGVEKTSSTSSYGSGNVAIELKENASVSAVRFEISSLLKQVAGKLPEGAGYPSLSGGDVGSGMKQNSRQVLSYIINADMEPTNIQNYVERNIKPYLTQIDYVREVTVSGAPPTYLDIEYDPTELQRYGLESNIITSGLQNFLGQRSIVGDIDKIDRNGNKERITLLLETEPLGSDIGKTPLTTIEGKIIYLDNIAKLNYKKRRESNFYRINGLNTINLSISADADVNIIKASSELRKKMEEVQANLSDGFYISLTYDAAKDVLKELNKLIKRTFLSLLILFLFIWISSRSGRYLSIIAVALFANVLISVIFFYLFDIELNLISLTGVAVSFGIMIDTTIVMVDHYSYYRNRSVFIAILAALLTTIGSLVIIFFMPDYVRGTLNDFATIIIINLVVALFVALFFVPAIIDRNGLNRRQEKRDYRRCRRIIKWNKFYNYYITFTQKHKWIYITILVLLFGIPLNQLPRELGRSHYFYGNKEKPELKWYEVVYNKTIGSEFYQNKLRQPLEKVTGGTLHLFSSTQSSRTFAQSDYDVKLRISAKLTEKGDAELLNQKMWQMDHFLAKYKEIKKFVTQVNGESGSIEVEFTDEYKYGAFPQHLESQVIREALSIGGVDWSTTGVSEKGFSNSLTLGKSKSCRIGLSGYNYDYLYKYAEMVIEKIKNNKRVTNIDIELGGSGDYVNQDNATDEMYIKYDMKKIALYDLNLNQGYSALSALLNEGSVGTYRNKDQYIDIDCHSSLRDKFDVWHLMNSYINVGDNPICYAHIGEIGRRSVSNQITKKNQEYSLDVAFDYMGTYELSDQFIKKTTEEVNAALPVGFRVVNTSYGWYDDKGTQYWLILLIVVIIFFTCSILFESLRQPLVIISLIPISFIGTFLTFYFSGTNFGTGGFASLVLLSGLVVNAAIYIINEYNGIRSNCRYRAKPLPPVKLYVKAYNHKIVAVLLTVLSTVLGLVPFLIDGPQAEAFWFSFAIGTIGGLLFSIIALVFFMPILMPLFHKHKIHRRNQTNERSQMIPM